TTTCTGTCAGAAGTTCCGTGGAATCCTCCGCTTTAAAATCAACAGCTTCATAACATTCCGTCTCTCCGGCCAGCAGCTTTAACCCGCTGGTCAAACCGGAGGCAAATTCACCATGACCGGTTACTATGATTCCAATCATACCACTATTTCCTTTCCTGTTTCAACTTCCATTTTTTCAAACGGGTATTCACAATCCGCTTTGCTGCTTGATCACAGCGTGCCTTGATTCGGTTAAAATATACCAACCACAAAGGTAAGCATGGACTGCAGATTACCAAGTATCATGCCCAAACCGATGAGAACAAAAATTAATTTTGTAGAATCCACCTTTTTCTTTCCCAGAAGCCAGTAGGAAAACCCTACGATGGCAAGGGGAAGCAGGGATGGCATGATTTTGTCCAGCATATCCTGAAGGGCAAAGGTCACTTCTCCCATGGTAAACTGCAGATCCGTACGGTATTTGATTACAGAAGGGATCAGTGCCCCTACCACAGTCAGTCCCAGGATGCTGGCCGCCTCTGTAATAGGAGAAATTTTATCTGCAAACCCGGTTGCAAGCTTTCGCCCGGACTGATAACCAATGCAGGTGAATTTATACCTTATCCATAATACTCCGGCACAAGCAATGAGGGGGATAATAAGCCCCACAGGATTTCCCTGCATGGCGATATAAGACGCAATGGAGAACACGATAGCCCGGTAGATGGCGATGAACAACGTATCACCGACTCCTGCAAAGGGTCCCATAAGTCCGGTCTTTAAACCGGTAATGGCCTCCTCCGCCTCAATTCCCAGTTCTTCCTCCAGCGCCATATCGGCACCCACGATCAGATGAGACATTGCCGGCGTTGTGTTAAAATAGCCCAGGTGCATCTTCAGTGCCCGTTTCATCTTCTCCGGATCTCCGGAATACAGCCGCTTTAAAACCGGCATGATGACATAGGCATATCCAAGCCCCTGCATCTTTTCATAATTCCAGCCAAACTGTATAGTAAACAGATTACGCAGATATACTTTTTTGATATCGCTTTTTTCTAATTTCCCGATTCCTGTCTGGTTTTTGTCAGCCATCGATTTCTACCTCCTCTTCATCCATAGTCGCCACTGCTACCCGGTCCCTTACTCTTGTAAGATGAAGAGCAGCCAGTGCAAAGCCGATCAATGCGGCAGCCATAACAGTAAAAGTAGCGCCTCCAAAGGCAATCAGCACGAATCCGATGATAAAATATGGATAATATTTTTTAATGGGCAGATAACGCATCAGTATGGCCATACCCATTGCAGGAAGAATGGCGCCTGCGGTTTTAAGACCTGTCATGAACCAGGCCGGGATAATAGCATTTACCCCATTTACCACAGCTTCTCCAAAACACAGTCCCAATGCAACCGGAATCACTCTTGAAAGGACCCAGGGCAGCAATCCCAGCAGATTTGCACGCTCCACTCCTTTGTAATCCCCATTCTCTGCACAGCGGTCTGCGTAATGCTGGAAGAATGAGTTGGTCATCCTTCCCAGAATGTCCATCTGGGTCAGCAGCAATCCGATGGGAATAGCCAGACCGATTCCGTATTCTGCTCCCTGACCCGAAATAATGGCATAAGCGGTACCCATAATCGCTCCTGATAAATAGTCCGGAACCGTGGCGCCTCCATAAGTAGCAACTCCCAATGTCATGAGCTGCAATGTCGCACCAACGATCAGGCCTGTTGGCAAATCCCCCAATAATGCCCCGGTAATCACAGCTGCGAACAACGGGGTATACAATCCGCATTGAATAGAAATCTGATCAACCACAGCAATCACGGTATACAGAATCAATCCAATAACAACCAGCAAAGAAACTCCCTGCATGTTTTACCTCCTTTTTCCTGCCTTATGCTTTTTCACTCCATAGGCAATGTGTATGGTTTTTTATAGTATAAGCACTTATATTTAGTATTATAGCATATATGTAATCATTTTACAATATATTTTAAAAATTAGTTTTAAATGTAATAGTATTACATTATTAATTAAAGTAATTTGTTCATTAAAGGAATAAAAGGGCTTATTCAGGGGGCCTTTTATGGACACACCGTGTAAGAAGTATTAAAAACAAGGTATCGCCCTGCTGGACCGATACCTTGTTTAACTGTCATATTGAAATGAAATGATTTTTTATTGTATCTAACCGGTCAAGAATCAGGTTTTTCAAGCTGGCCGGCCTGATCGAGAAAATCATTTCACCGTAAATAGTGAAATAATTGGCGATAAACTGTTCTTCCCCTTTGTTATAAAAACCTCTTACATAATATTTCCCGTCTTCCTGATACAGCTCCATTGATGGATAATGCTCTTTATAGAATACATCCACGCCTTTGACAGAAATACCCACCTCAAAGTCAATGGAG
The nucleotide sequence above comes from Lacrimispora sp. BS-2. Encoded proteins:
- a CDS encoding PTS system mannose/fructose/sorbose family transporter subunit IID, whose translation is MADKNQTGIGKLEKSDIKKVYLRNLFTIQFGWNYEKMQGLGYAYVIMPVLKRLYSGDPEKMKRALKMHLGYFNTTPAMSHLIVGADMALEEELGIEAEEAITGLKTGLMGPFAGVGDTLFIAIYRAIVFSIASYIAMQGNPVGLIIPLIACAGVLWIRYKFTCIGYQSGRKLATGFADKISPITEAASILGLTVVGALIPSVIKYRTDLQFTMGEVTFALQDMLDKIMPSLLPLAIVGFSYWLLGKKKVDSTKLIFVLIGLGMILGNLQSMLTFVVGIF
- a CDS encoding PTS sugar transporter subunit IIC, with the translated sequence MQGVSLLVVIGLILYTVIAVVDQISIQCGLYTPLFAAVITGALLGDLPTGLIVGATLQLMTLGVATYGGATVPDYLSGAIMGTAYAIISGQGAEYGIGLAIPIGLLLTQMDILGRMTNSFFQHYADRCAENGDYKGVERANLLGLLPWVLSRVIPVALGLCFGEAVVNGVNAIIPAWFMTGLKTAGAILPAMGMAILMRYLPIKKYYPYFIIGFVLIAFGGATFTVMAAALIGFALAALHLTRVRDRVAVATMDEEEVEIDG